One part of the Nocardioides zeae genome encodes these proteins:
- a CDS encoding asparaginase, with protein sequence MRRRLALLSFGGTISQQSGPGGPSAPGFDVRRLTTSILDLDVEVEHHVVAQIGSKDVQPAHWIRATNLVTELLDRPDPPIDGVVLLHGTDTLHYTAAALSFALRAPDVPVVLTGSMRPGGDDGSDARANLRASVVAACDPRLRGVSIVFSDRDDLTRATILAGTNARKTHSSSPAAFGPYEVANLGHVEQDEVRLAWGPPRRAREPLPSAAFDSRVPILKASPGLGADHLTAVLALSSGLVIEGTGVGHVPTSWIPALAGFPGPIVAATQVAAGGERLGAYRGDRELLDLPNVMPAGRMSSETAQVKLMWALAHPRAAVDAIMRRDVCGEMATRT encoded by the coding sequence GTGCGCCGACGACTCGCGCTCCTCAGCTTCGGCGGGACCATCTCGCAGCAGTCCGGACCCGGCGGCCCCTCCGCGCCCGGTTTCGACGTCCGCCGCCTGACGACGAGCATCCTCGACCTCGACGTCGAGGTCGAGCACCACGTCGTCGCCCAGATCGGCAGCAAGGACGTCCAGCCGGCCCACTGGATCCGTGCGACGAACCTGGTCACCGAGCTGCTGGACCGACCGGACCCACCGATCGACGGCGTCGTCCTGCTCCACGGCACCGACACGCTGCACTACACCGCAGCCGCTCTCAGCTTCGCGCTACGGGCTCCCGACGTGCCCGTCGTCCTCACCGGATCCATGCGCCCGGGAGGAGACGACGGCAGCGACGCTCGGGCCAACCTGCGCGCATCGGTCGTCGCTGCCTGCGACCCCCGCCTCCGGGGGGTCTCGATCGTCTTCTCCGACCGGGACGACCTCACGCGTGCCACGATCCTGGCCGGGACGAACGCCCGGAAGACGCACAGCTCGTCCCCCGCGGCGTTCGGCCCCTACGAGGTGGCGAACCTCGGCCACGTCGAGCAGGACGAGGTGCGACTCGCGTGGGGGCCTCCCCGCCGAGCGCGCGAGCCACTCCCCTCCGCCGCCTTCGACTCCCGCGTCCCCATCCTCAAGGCGAGCCCGGGTCTCGGCGCCGATCACCTGACGGCCGTGCTCGCGCTGTCGTCCGGCCTCGTCATCGAGGGAACGGGCGTGGGCCACGTCCCGACGAGCTGGATCCCCGCTCTTGCAGGGTTCCCCGGTCCGATCGTCGCCGCGACCCAGGTCGCCGCGGGTGGCGAGCGCCTCGGCGCCTATCGCGGCGACCGCGAGCTGCTGGACCTGCCGAACGTCATGCCGGCCGGCCGGATGAGCAGCGAGACCGCTCAGGTCAAGCTCATGTGGGCGCTCGCGCATCCGCGTGCCGCGGTCGACGCCATCATGCGGCGCGACGTGTGCGGCGAGATGGCGACGCGCACCTAG
- a CDS encoding PaaI family thioesterase, translated as MTARADQPQNPLAMTYGGQEPGAVRAVSAGDAPVPPGSLIDSLGIRLTHVGPGAAVATMEIATQHLNQAGVAQAGAVMALADAAAGWGAKTALRAGQSFTTLELNANLVRAARPGDRLVATASPVHLGRTSMVIAVTVVVEVEGGASKTLAEFRCTELVLG; from the coding sequence ATGACGGCACGTGCCGACCAGCCCCAGAACCCATTGGCGATGACCTACGGCGGACAGGAGCCCGGCGCGGTCCGCGCGGTCTCGGCGGGCGATGCCCCGGTGCCGCCGGGCTCGCTGATCGACTCGCTGGGCATCCGTCTCACCCACGTGGGGCCGGGAGCCGCCGTGGCGACCATGGAGATCGCGACCCAGCACCTGAACCAGGCCGGGGTCGCGCAGGCCGGTGCTGTGATGGCCCTGGCGGACGCGGCCGCCGGGTGGGGGGCGAAGACCGCGCTCCGTGCCGGCCAGAGCTTCACGACGCTGGAGCTGAACGCGAACCTGGTGCGGGCCGCCCGTCCGGGAGACCGCCTCGTCGCCACGGCCTCGCCTGTCCATCTCGGGCGGACCTCGATGGTGATCGCGGTGACGGTCGTGGTGGAGGTCGAGGGCGGGGCCAGCAAGACGCTCGCCGAGTTCCGCTGCACCGAGCTGGTGCTGGGATGA
- a CDS encoding alpha/beta hydrolase, whose amino-acid sequence MKRSSVVWLVVGLVVALVVTVGAAATTAFLLMNGDDDGSDTSDDASPSPTERGDDRGPTGESPSPELEPFYTQSLSWDECDETAEDGRGDFECTWLEVPLDYDEPEGDTIELRVLRRAADGPADERVGSLLVNPGGPGSGGTELAAREDAYGDALLESFDIVGWDPRGTGQSSPIDCLSDADLDDYLAASGDPDTPEGVALAEEWQQRLGEGCEELSPDLVDHISTVETAKDMDVLRAVLGDDQMHYLGFSYGTTLGAVYATYFPERSERLVLDGATDPNLDRIEGSLSQTAGFELAFRNYLQACVDDGDCPVGDSVDEGLQTVQSLLDSLLAEPLPTSDPDRVLTQALGTTGIQAALYNEQNWPFLTDGLEEALGGQGDTLLLLADFYADRDFSGGYASNLMEAFYAISCLDDPTSLSPEQAAQYADDFEEAAPTFGDGGELGLGWCSAYPGRQAEEPREVTGAGAAPIVVIGTTGDPATPYEEAVAMAETLESGVLVTREGEGHTAYGSGNDCIDEAVEAFLVDGEVPEDGLVCS is encoded by the coding sequence GTGAAGCGCAGCTCGGTGGTGTGGCTGGTGGTCGGCCTCGTGGTCGCCCTCGTCGTGACGGTGGGGGCGGCGGCCACGACCGCGTTCCTGCTGATGAACGGCGACGACGACGGGTCGGACACGTCCGACGACGCCTCGCCGTCACCCACCGAGCGGGGGGACGACCGCGGCCCGACCGGCGAGTCGCCCAGCCCCGAGCTGGAGCCGTTCTACACGCAGTCGCTCTCGTGGGACGAGTGCGACGAGACGGCCGAGGACGGCCGCGGCGACTTCGAGTGCACGTGGCTCGAGGTGCCGCTGGACTACGACGAGCCCGAGGGCGACACGATCGAGCTGCGGGTGCTGCGCCGCGCGGCCGACGGCCCGGCGGACGAGCGGGTGGGCTCGCTGCTCGTCAACCCCGGTGGTCCCGGCTCCGGCGGCACCGAGCTCGCGGCCCGCGAGGACGCCTACGGCGACGCGCTGCTCGAGTCCTTCGACATCGTCGGCTGGGACCCGCGCGGCACCGGCCAGAGCTCGCCCATTGACTGCCTGAGCGACGCCGACCTCGACGACTACCTCGCGGCGTCCGGTGACCCGGACACGCCGGAGGGCGTCGCGCTGGCCGAGGAGTGGCAGCAGCGGCTCGGCGAGGGCTGCGAGGAGCTGTCGCCCGACCTGGTCGACCACATCTCGACCGTGGAGACCGCGAAGGACATGGACGTCCTGCGTGCCGTGCTCGGCGACGACCAGATGCACTACCTGGGCTTCTCCTACGGCACGACGCTGGGGGCGGTCTACGCGACGTACTTCCCCGAGCGCTCGGAGCGGCTCGTGCTCGACGGGGCGACCGACCCGAACCTCGACCGCATCGAGGGCTCGCTGAGCCAGACCGCAGGCTTCGAGCTGGCGTTCCGCAACTACCTGCAGGCGTGCGTCGACGACGGCGACTGCCCCGTCGGCGACTCGGTCGACGAGGGACTGCAGACCGTGCAGTCCCTGCTCGACTCGCTGCTCGCGGAGCCCCTGCCCACGAGCGACCCCGATCGGGTGCTCACCCAGGCGCTCGGCACGACGGGCATCCAGGCGGCGCTCTACAACGAGCAGAACTGGCCGTTCCTCACCGACGGCCTCGAGGAGGCGCTCGGCGGCCAGGGCGACACGCTCCTGCTGCTGGCGGACTTCTACGCCGACCGCGACTTCAGCGGGGGCTACGCGTCGAACCTCATGGAGGCGTTCTACGCGATCTCCTGCCTCGACGACCCGACCAGCCTCTCCCCGGAGCAGGCGGCGCAGTACGCCGACGACTTCGAGGAGGCGGCGCCCACCTTCGGTGACGGCGGCGAGCTCGGCCTCGGCTGGTGCAGCGCCTACCCGGGGCGCCAGGCGGAGGAGCCGCGCGAGGTCACGGGCGCCGGCGCCGCCCCGATCGTCGTCATCGGCACGACGGGCGACCCCGCGACGCCGTACGAGGAGGCCGTCGCGATGGCCGAGACGCTCGAGTCGGGCGTGCTGGTGACGCGCGAGGGCGAGGGCCACACGGCGTACGGCTCGGGCAACGACTGCATCGACGAGGCGGTCGAGGCGTTCCTCGTCGACGGCGAGGTGCCCGAGGACGGGCTGGTCTGCAGCTAG
- a CDS encoding M24 family metallopeptidase has translation MHDLTTAEFERRMSLVRAAMADLDCDLWIVTRPENIYYLSGYRAAHVAARTSRFHGILVPREGHPVLVARSLEAVTADDQRIDAVLLFDDDVDPYPRMRDTLFDGSTPRTLRVGVEQRFLSVRQWRELGAVFDIADAVDITGRVEGFASSPSADERGAIDGAARVTMAGLEAASRALAPGRRAHDVVGAAHEAMYAAGQTDFDKALVAVWTGPRGGAMHDTRVTQELVEGHVATIEIMGVDHHLRTGAQACFYLGEEPRPELTDAYALVLAMHDAARDTIAAGRTAGEVFGEADRVYQQARGIPYHRRVGGSMGLTNFAVDLTRGNPAVLQEGQPILVQTLVDDPALITHATTVVVTADGCVELTSTPRTFAAPQWSRRR, from the coding sequence ATGCACGACCTGACCACGGCAGAGTTCGAGCGCCGCATGTCCCTGGTGCGCGCGGCCATGGCCGATCTCGACTGCGACCTGTGGATCGTGACCAGGCCCGAGAACATCTACTACCTCAGCGGCTACCGGGCGGCCCACGTCGCGGCGCGGACCAGCAGGTTCCACGGCATCCTCGTCCCCCGCGAGGGCCACCCGGTCCTGGTGGCCCGCTCGCTCGAGGCGGTCACCGCCGACGACCAGAGGATCGACGCTGTCCTGCTGTTCGACGACGACGTCGACCCGTATCCCCGCATGCGGGACACGCTCTTCGACGGCTCCACACCCCGCACGTTGCGGGTCGGCGTCGAGCAGCGGTTCCTGTCGGTGCGTCAGTGGCGAGAGCTGGGCGCCGTCTTCGACATCGCGGACGCGGTCGACATCACGGGCCGCGTCGAGGGCTTCGCCTCGTCACCATCGGCCGACGAGCGCGGCGCCATCGACGGCGCCGCTCGGGTCACCATGGCCGGGCTCGAGGCAGCCAGCCGAGCGCTCGCACCCGGCCGGCGCGCGCACGACGTCGTCGGCGCGGCCCACGAGGCGATGTACGCCGCCGGACAGACGGACTTCGACAAGGCACTCGTGGCCGTGTGGACGGGCCCGCGTGGTGGCGCGATGCACGACACCCGGGTCACCCAGGAGCTGGTCGAGGGCCACGTCGCCACGATCGAGATCATGGGGGTCGACCACCACCTGCGCACGGGCGCCCAAGCCTGCTTCTACCTCGGCGAGGAGCCGCGCCCGGAGCTGACCGATGCCTATGCACTGGTGCTCGCCATGCACGACGCCGCGCGCGACACGATCGCAGCCGGGCGGACCGCCGGAGAGGTCTTCGGCGAGGCGGATCGTGTCTACCAGCAGGCCCGGGGCATTCCCTACCACCGGCGCGTCGGCGGTTCCATGGGTCTCACCAACTTCGCGGTCGACCTCACCCGTGGCAATCCAGCAGTCCTGCAGGAGGGCCAGCCCATCCTGGTGCAGACCCTGGTCGACGATCCCGCCCTCATCACCCACGCGACCACGGTCGTCGTCACCGCGGACGGCTGCGTGGAGCTCACCTCGACACCCCGCACCTTCGCGGCTCCGCAATGGAGCCGTCGGAGGTGA
- a CDS encoding fumarylacetoacetate hydrolase family protein — MRLATVRVEGRTQAAAVDDESVHLLPFPDLGSLLAGGGDVSDWRYHALDERSLSGVEMAPVVMPDAMYAVGLNFRSHILEMGRELPSRPTIFTKHRSTLIGAHDAISLDDASERWDYEAELAVVVGRAARRVTVAEATEVIAGYCVTNDVTARDWQNHGSQWTPGKNFEGTAPLGPVLTTRAAVTDLGDRILSCHVDGQRVQRAPLSDLLFGPPEVVAYLSTFVTLRPGDVIAMGTPAGVAAGGGGPWLRRGSELRTEVEGLGACRNLCATSAPS, encoded by the coding sequence ATGAGGCTCGCGACCGTCCGTGTCGAGGGGCGCACGCAGGCCGCAGCCGTCGACGACGAGTCGGTGCACCTCCTGCCGTTCCCCGACCTGGGCTCACTGCTGGCCGGTGGCGGCGACGTCTCGGACTGGCGTTACCACGCGCTCGACGAGCGCAGCCTGTCGGGCGTCGAGATGGCTCCCGTCGTCATGCCCGATGCGATGTACGCCGTCGGGCTCAACTTCCGCTCGCACATCCTGGAGATGGGGCGTGAGCTCCCCAGCCGCCCGACGATCTTCACCAAGCACCGCTCGACCTTGATCGGCGCGCACGACGCGATCAGCCTCGACGACGCCTCCGAGCGTTGGGACTACGAGGCCGAGCTCGCCGTCGTCGTGGGGCGTGCGGCCCGGCGGGTGACGGTCGCGGAGGCGACCGAGGTGATCGCGGGCTACTGCGTGACGAACGACGTCACCGCGCGCGACTGGCAGAACCACGGCAGCCAGTGGACCCCGGGGAAGAACTTCGAGGGGACCGCCCCGTTGGGCCCCGTGCTCACCACGCGAGCAGCCGTCACGGACCTCGGCGACCGCATCCTGTCGTGCCACGTCGACGGCCAGCGGGTCCAGCGCGCACCTCTGTCGGACCTGCTGTTCGGCCCTCCCGAGGTCGTCGCCTACCTGAGCACGTTCGTGACCCTGCGCCCCGGGGACGTGATCGCGATGGGCACCCCTGCTGGTGTCGCGGCCGGAGGCGGAGGGCCGTGGCTGCGTCGCGGCTCCGAGCTCCGCACGGAGGTCGAGGGCCTGGGTGCCTGCCGAAACCTGTGTGCGACCTCCGCACCGTCGTGA